One Fusobacterium nucleatum genomic window carries:
- a CDS encoding BMC domain-containing protein, with the protein MLEALGLIEVVGLVGAIEAADTASKAADVKVIGYELTKGSGMVLVKIVGGVSAVKAAVDAASMAAERICQVVSKLVIARPSDELDKIIKVEKEKTDKKLEEKEEVIIEEIIDNNETDEVNEILEEIKEIQVVKGNKKHKNKK; encoded by the coding sequence ATGTTAGAGGCACTTGGACTTATTGAAGTAGTCGGATTGGTTGGAGCTATAGAAGCAGCAGATACTGCAAGTAAAGCTGCTGATGTAAAAGTTATAGGTTATGAATTAACCAAAGGCTCAGGAATGGTTCTTGTAAAAATTGTTGGAGGAGTTTCAGCAGTAAAAGCTGCTGTTGATGCTGCAAGTATGGCAGCTGAAAGAATATGCCAAGTTGTTAGTAAACTTGTTATTGCAAGACCCTCTGATGAATTAGATAAAATTATAAAAGTTGAAAAAGAAAAAACTGATAAAAAACTTGAAGAAAAAGAAGAAGTTATTATAGAAGAAATTATTGACAATAATGAGACTGATGAAGTCAATGAAATCTTGGAAGAAATAAAAGAAATTCAAGTAGTAAAAGGAAATAAAAAACATAAGAATAAAAAATAA
- the glpK gene encoding glycerol kinase GlpK yields MKYIVALDQGTTSSRAILFDESQNIIGVAQKEFTQIYPNEGWVEHDPMEIWASQSGVLSEVIARAGISQHDIIALGITNQRETTIVWDKNTGKPVYNAIVWQCRRTAKICDELKEIEGFSDYVKDNTGLLVDAYFSGTKIKWILDNVEGARERAEKGELLFGTVDTWLIWKLTNGKVHATDYTNASRTMLYNIKELKWDEKILQTLNIPKSMLPEVKDSSGTFGYANLGGKGGHRVPIAGVAGDQQSALFGQACFEEGESKNTYGTGCFLLMNTGEKFVKSNNGLITTIAIGLNGKVQYALEGSVFVGGASVQWLRDELKLISDSKDTEYFARKVKDSAGVYVVPAFVGLGAPYWDMYARGAILGLTRGANKNHIIRATLESIAYQTKDVLKAMEEDSGIKLNGLKVDGGAAANNFLMEFQADILGESVKRPTVLETTALGAAYLAGLAVGFWENKNEIKQKWVLDKEFSPNMPKEERDKKYTGWLKAVERTKKWEE; encoded by the coding sequence ATGAAATACATAGTAGCATTAGACCAAGGTACAACAAGTTCAAGAGCAATTTTATTTGACGAATCTCAAAATATAATTGGAGTAGCTCAAAAAGAATTTACACAAATATATCCAAATGAAGGTTGGGTAGAACATGACCCTATGGAAATATGGGCTAGTCAAAGTGGAGTTTTAAGTGAAGTTATTGCTAGAGCTGGAATAAGTCAACATGATATAATAGCTTTAGGAATTACAAATCAAAGAGAAACTACAATAGTTTGGGATAAAAATACAGGAAAACCTGTTTATAATGCAATAGTATGGCAATGTAGAAGAACTGCTAAAATCTGTGATGAACTAAAAGAAATAGAAGGTTTTAGTGACTATGTAAAAGATAATACAGGGCTTTTAGTTGATGCTTATTTCTCTGGAACTAAAATAAAATGGATTTTAGATAATGTAGAAGGGGCAAGAGAAAGAGCAGAAAAAGGAGAACTTTTATTTGGAACTGTTGATACTTGGTTAATTTGGAAGTTAACTAATGGAAAAGTACATGCAACAGATTATACTAATGCTTCAAGAACTATGCTTTATAATATAAAAGAATTAAAATGGGATGAAAAAATATTACAAACTTTGAATATTCCGAAATCAATGTTACCAGAAGTTAAAGATTCAAGTGGAACATTTGGATATGCAAATCTTGGTGGAAAAGGTGGACATAGAGTACCTATAGCTGGAGTTGCTGGAGACCAACAATCAGCACTATTTGGACAAGCTTGTTTTGAAGAAGGAGAATCTAAAAATACTTATGGAACAGGTTGTTTCTTGCTTATGAATACAGGCGAAAAATTTGTAAAGAGTAACAATGGACTTATTACAACTATTGCAATAGGACTTAATGGAAAAGTTCAATATGCACTTGAAGGAAGTGTGTTTGTAGGTGGTGCTAGTGTTCAATGGCTAAGAGATGAATTAAAATTAATTTCTGATTCAAAAGATACTGAATATTTCGCTAGAAAAGTTAAAGATAGTGCAGGAGTATATGTAGTTCCAGCATTTGTAGGATTAGGAGCACCTTATTGGGATATGTATGCAAGAGGAGCAATTTTAGGTTTGACTCGTGGAGCAAATAAAAACCATATTATAAGAGCAACTTTGGAATCAATAGCTTATCAAACAAAAGATGTTCTAAAGGCTATGGAAGAAGATTCTGGAATAAAATTAAATGGACTTAAAGTTGATGGTGGAGCAGCTGCTAATAATTTCTTAATGGAATTTCAAGCTGATATCTTAGGAGAATCTGTAAAAAGGCCTACTGTTTTAGAAACAACAGCATTAGGAGCAGCTTATCTTGCAGGACTTGCAGTTGGATTTTGGGAAAATAAAAATGAAATTAAACAAAAATGGGTATTGGATAAAGAATTTTCACCTAATATGCCAAAAGAAGAAAGAGATAAAAAATATACTGGTTGGTTAAAAGCTGTTGAAAGAACTAAGAAATGGGAAGAATAA
- a CDS encoding phosphate propanoyltransferase, with the protein MKDIRGIIREVLEEVISDDVVIGVSNRHIHLSQKDLDTLFGEGYKLSKMKDMKQPGQFATNEKLDIVGPKGKFSGVRIIGPVRKETQVEISITDSFKLGLTPPIRQSGDLEGTPGIKIVGPKGEIEIPRGVIVAGRHIHMPKYIADIRGYKDGEIVKVETYGERKIIMCNVVLRVSDKMAKEMHIDVDEANAAGLKNDDYVKIIRE; encoded by the coding sequence ATGAAGGATATCAGAGGAATTATTAGAGAGGTGTTAGAAGAAGTAATTTCCGATGATGTGGTGATAGGAGTTTCAAACAGGCACATACACCTTTCCCAAAAAGACTTAGATACACTTTTTGGGGAAGGATATAAGCTAAGTAAAATGAAAGATATGAAACAACCTGGGCAATTTGCAACAAATGAAAAATTAGATATTGTAGGTCCTAAAGGAAAATTTTCAGGAGTTAGAATCATAGGACCTGTAAGAAAAGAAACCCAAGTTGAAATTTCAATAACTGATAGTTTTAAACTTGGTTTAACTCCTCCAATCAGACAATCAGGAGATTTAGAAGGAACACCTGGAATTAAAATAGTTGGTCCAAAGGGAGAAATAGAAATACCAAGAGGTGTTATAGTTGCAGGAAGACATATCCATATGCCAAAATATATAGCTGATATAAGAGGTTATAAAGATGGTGAAATCGTTAAGGTTGAAACTTATGGAGAAAGAAAAATTATTATGTGCAATGTTGTTTTAAGAGTTAGCGATAAGATGGCAAAAGAAATGCACATAGATGTAGATGAAGCTAATGCAGCTGGTCTAAAAAATGATGACTATGTAAAAATAATTAGAGAATAA
- a CDS encoding aldehyde dehydrogenase EutE, whose translation MEFEVNNIEEIVELIMKKMSESSVSTSNNSTNGVFKNVDEAIAEAKKAQTVLFSSKLELRERIIASIRDTLKSHITELSELAVKETGMGRVADKELKNRIAIEKTPGLEDLKAFAFSGDDGLTVMELSPYGVIGAITPSTNPSETVICNSIGMIAAGNAVIFAPHPGAKRTSIRAVELINEAIKKAGGPDNLVVTIAEPSIENTEKIIVNPNIKMVVATGGPGVVKTVMSSGKKAIGAGAGNPPVLVDETADIEKAAKDIIAGCSFDNNLPCTAEKEVIAVDSIVNYLIFEMQKNGAYLLKDKELIEKLLSIVLKNNSPDRKYVGKDAKYLLKQIGIEVGDEIKVIIVETDKSHPFAVEELLMPILPIVKVKDALEGIKVAKELEKGLRHTAVIHSKNIDILSKYAREMETTILVKNGPSYAGIGIGGEGHVTFTIAGPTGEGLTSARSFARNRRCVLVGGFSIK comes from the coding sequence ATGGAATTTGAAGTAAATAATATAGAAGAAATAGTAGAGTTAATAATGAAAAAAATGTCTGAAAGTAGTGTCTCTACTTCAAATAATTCTACAAATGGAGTATTTAAAAATGTAGATGAAGCTATTGCTGAGGCAAAGAAAGCTCAAACAGTTTTATTCTCTTCAAAACTTGAATTGAGAGAAAGAATTATTGCCTCAATAAGAGATACATTAAAAAGTCATATTACTGAATTATCTGAACTTGCTGTAAAAGAAACTGGTATGGGTAGAGTGGCAGATAAGGAATTAAAAAATAGAATTGCTATTGAAAAAACACCTGGTTTAGAAGATTTAAAAGCTTTTGCTTTCAGTGGAGACGATGGACTTACTGTTATGGAACTATCTCCTTATGGAGTGATTGGAGCTATAACTCCTTCAACAAACCCAAGTGAAACAGTAATCTGTAATTCTATTGGAATGATAGCTGCTGGAAATGCTGTTATATTTGCCCCTCACCCTGGAGCTAAAAGAACTTCAATTAGGGCAGTTGAACTTATAAATGAAGCTATAAAAAAAGCTGGAGGACCTGATAATTTAGTAGTTACTATTGCAGAACCTAGTATAGAAAATACTGAGAAAATAATAGTAAACCCTAATATTAAAATGGTTGTTGCAACAGGAGGACCAGGGGTTGTAAAAACTGTTATGTCCAGTGGTAAAAAAGCAATAGGAGCTGGAGCAGGAAATCCACCAGTTTTAGTTGATGAAACTGCTGATATAGAAAAAGCTGCCAAAGATATAATTGCAGGTTGTAGTTTTGACAATAACCTTCCTTGTACAGCAGAAAAAGAAGTTATTGCTGTTGACTCAATAGTAAATTATTTAATTTTTGAAATGCAAAAAAATGGTGCATATCTTTTAAAAGATAAAGAACTTATAGAAAAATTATTATCTATAGTTTTAAAAAATAATTCACCAGATAGAAAATATGTTGGAAAAGATGCTAAATATCTTCTAAAACAAATAGGAATAGAAGTGGGAGATGAAATTAAAGTTATAATTGTTGAAACAGATAAAAGTCACCCATTTGCTGTTGAAGAATTATTGATGCCTATTCTTCCAATAGTAAAAGTTAAAGATGCCTTAGAAGGAATTAAAGTTGCTAAAGAACTAGAAAAAGGCTTAAGACATACAGCTGTAATTCATTCTAAAAATATTGATATATTATCAAAATATGCAAGAGAAATGGAAACAACAATACTTGTTAAAAATGGACCTTCTTATGCTGGAATAGGAATAGGCGGAGAAGGACATGTAACATTTACAATAGCAGGACCAACAGGAGAAGGTCTTACATCTGCAAGAAGCTTTGCAAGAAATAGAAGATGTGTTCTTGTTGGAGGATTCTCAATAAAATAA
- a CDS encoding flavoprotein, translating into MELEKIIEYIVQEVIKKINSQNLIEDCSPKEKILVAINGSTNNLEQVILELKRISKNHDLSLVFSEAASNIIDENLFSEFHIIRDFSIKNYDEILSKHNIILLPLLTKNTVAKLVVGIRDNAITNLVSKALLLEKRVIAAYDSCIVNSEVPYAKLINSNVERLKDFGLIFVQAKELADYMLNKKDLEINSLRDKNVITANNLKDLYDKKIIISKNTVVTTLAKERAKENNIVFEEK; encoded by the coding sequence ATGGAACTAGAAAAAATTATTGAATATATAGTACAAGAAGTTATTAAAAAAATAAATTCTCAAAATTTAATTGAAGATTGTAGTCCAAAAGAAAAAATCTTAGTTGCTATAAATGGAAGTACAAACAACTTAGAACAAGTAATTTTAGAACTAAAAAGAATTTCTAAAAATCATGATTTAAGTTTAGTTTTTTCCGAAGCTGCAAGCAATATTATAGATGAAAATTTATTTTCAGAATTTCATATAATAAGAGATTTCTCAATTAAAAATTATGATGAAATTTTATCTAAACACAATATTATTCTTCTTCCACTACTTACAAAGAATACAGTTGCAAAGCTAGTTGTTGGAATAAGAGATAATGCTATAACAAATTTAGTTTCAAAGGCTTTATTGCTAGAAAAAAGAGTAATTGCAGCCTATGATTCTTGTATAGTAAATAGTGAAGTTCCTTATGCAAAGCTTATAAATTCAAATGTTGAAAGATTAAAAGATTTTGGACTAATATTTGTACAAGCTAAGGAATTAGCAGACTATATGTTGAATAAAAAAGATTTAGAAATAAACTCTTTAAGAGATAAAAATGTAATAACAGCTAATAATCTTAAAGATTTATATGATAAAAAAATTATTATTTCTAAGAATACTGTTGTAACAACTTTAGCAAAGGAAAGAGCTAAGGAAAACAATATAGTATTTGAAGAAAAATAG
- the pduA gene encoding propanediol utilization microcompartment protein PduA, with translation MSNALGMIETKGLVGAIEAADAMTKSANVELVGYEKIGSGLVTVMVRGDVGAVKAAVDAGAAAAERVGEVKSVHVIPRPHTDTEKLLPKLDK, from the coding sequence ATGAGTAATGCATTAGGTATGATAGAAACTAAAGGACTTGTTGGAGCTATAGAAGCAGCAGATGCTATGACTAAATCAGCAAATGTTGAATTAGTAGGTTATGAAAAAATAGGTTCAGGACTTGTAACTGTTATGGTTAGAGGAGATGTAGGAGCTGTTAAAGCTGCTGTTGACGCAGGAGCAGCTGCGGCTGAAAGAGTTGGAGAAGTAAAATCTGTTCATGTTATTCCAAGACCACATACAGATACAGAAAAATTATTACCAAAATTAGATAAGTAA
- a CDS encoding heme-binding protein, which translates to MDINLIKSFIEKSDFDENIILNTDINASLEKSIFNHIDEAINLIKKLDKFIDNQDFSNILKELSKKFLLIKDKKNVSFETKNIENCILKYSNTLSLNDEYKIPEENEEVLIAYLLYIIIKKIQRRFTLLSKSKEIKLELINYIDKSRDFFHIVYKFIQEKIMIKYVIELISEKLSSTENNLSLEKARKIIRAGEKKAKEMNLSAVFAVVNSEGNLIIEERMDNAILVSVEVAYKKAYTAAALKLNTEDLTALVQPGAMFYGLQSDPKYIVFGGGMLLKVDGKIIGAVGVSGGSAQEDMEIARACVKAFETI; encoded by the coding sequence ATGGATATAAACTTAATAAAGAGTTTCATTGAAAAATCTGATTTTGATGAAAATATTATTTTAAATACTGATATTAATGCAAGTTTAGAAAAAAGTATTTTTAATCATATAGATGAGGCTATTAACCTTATAAAAAAGCTTGATAAGTTTATAGATAATCAAGATTTTTCAAATATATTAAAAGAACTTTCTAAAAAATTTTTACTTATAAAAGATAAAAAAAATGTATCTTTTGAAACTAAAAATATAGAAAACTGTATCCTAAAATATTCTAATACACTTTCTTTAAATGATGAATATAAAATTCCTGAAGAAAATGAGGAAGTTTTAATAGCCTATCTCTTATATATAATTATTAAAAAGATTCAAAGAAGATTCACATTACTTTCTAAAAGTAAAGAAATCAAATTAGAGCTTATAAACTATATAGATAAAAGTCGTGATTTTTTCCATATTGTATATAAATTTATACAGGAAAAAATTATGATTAAGTATGTTATAGAGCTTATTTCTGAAAAACTATCTTCTACAGAAAATAATTTATCTTTGGAAAAGGCTAGAAAAATTATTAGAGCAGGAGAAAAGAAAGCAAAAGAAATGAATCTTTCAGCTGTCTTTGCAGTTGTAAATTCAGAAGGTAATTTAATAATAGAAGAAAGAATGGATAATGCAATATTAGTAAGTGTTGAAGTTGCATATAAAAAAGCTTACACTGCTGCTGCACTAAAATTAAATACTGAAGATTTAACAGCTTTAGTTCAACCAGGAGCTATGTTCTATGGACTGCAATCAGATCCAAAATACATTGTTTTTGGTGGAGGTATGCTTTTAAAAGTTGATGGAAAGATAATTGGAGCAGTAGGAGTAAGTGGAGGAAGTGCTCAAGAAGATATGGAAATAGCAAGGGCTTGTGTAAAAGCTTTTGAAACTATTTAA
- a CDS encoding glycerol dehydratase reactivase beta/small subunit family protein translates to MTISIREDLIKEQKNPIGINIYYNKNLTIDKRIKTILCGIEEEEIPFILIPDDEDNVKILGDRAAKSSKLGVGIGINSNEVTLYQEKLSVEKPLFECSLNSSDYILRAIGTNGARLIKGNPFIII, encoded by the coding sequence ATGACTATCAGTATAAGAGAAGACTTAATAAAAGAACAAAAGAACCCCATAGGTATAAATATTTACTATAATAAAAACTTAACTATTGATAAGAGAATAAAAACCATTCTATGTGGAATAGAAGAAGAAGAAATACCTTTTATTTTAATTCCAGATGATGAAGATAATGTAAAAATCTTAGGAGATAGAGCAGCTAAATCATCAAAATTAGGAGTTGGTATAGGTATAAATTCAAATGAAGTAACTCTTTATCAAGAAAAATTAAGTGTTGAAAAACCTTTATTTGAATGTAGTCTAAATAGCTCTGATTATATATTGAGAGCAATAGGAACAAACGGAGCAAGGCTAATAAAAGGGAATCCATTTATAATAATTTAA
- the dhaK gene encoding dihydroxyacetone kinase subunit DhaK — translation MKKLINDKNNIVEEVVQGMIKAFPNKVSRVENEPIIIRKNKKVDKVALISGGGSGHEPAHAGYVGYGMLDAAVCGEIFTSPGADKVYNAIKAVDAGKGVLLIIKNYSGDIMNFEMAGEMAQAEGITVKQVVVDDDIAVENSTYTVGRRGIAGTIFVHKILGAAAEKGYDLDKLVELGNKVVKNLKTMGMSLKPCTVFTTGKESFEIADDEVEIGLGIHGEPGTHREKMTTANEFTKKLFEKVYAESNVQKGDRFAVLVNGLGETTLIELFIINNHLQDLLKDKGVEVAKTLVGNYMTSLDMGGFSITLLKLDKEMEELLNAEEDTIAF, via the coding sequence ATGAAAAAACTTATAAATGACAAAAATAATATTGTAGAAGAAGTTGTACAAGGAATGATAAAAGCTTTTCCTAATAAAGTTTCAAGAGTAGAAAATGAACCTATAATTATCAGAAAAAATAAAAAAGTTGATAAGGTTGCTTTAATTAGTGGTGGAGGAAGTGGACATGAGCCTGCTCATGCTGGCTATGTTGGCTATGGAATGTTAGATGCTGCTGTATGTGGAGAAATATTCACTTCTCCTGGTGCTGATAAAGTCTATAATGCCATAAAAGCTGTTGATGCAGGAAAAGGTGTTCTTCTTATAATTAAAAATTATAGTGGAGATATAATGAATTTTGAAATGGCAGGGGAAATGGCTCAAGCAGAAGGAATAACTGTAAAACAAGTTGTAGTTGATGATGATATTGCAGTTGAAAATAGCACTTATACTGTTGGAAGAAGAGGAATAGCAGGGACTATCTTTGTTCATAAAATTTTGGGAGCTGCTGCTGAAAAAGGTTATGATTTAGATAAATTAGTTGAACTTGGAAATAAGGTTGTTAAAAATTTAAAAACTATGGGTATGTCTTTAAAGCCTTGTACAGTTTTTACAACAGGTAAAGAAAGTTTTGAAATAGCTGATGATGAAGTTGAAATTGGTTTAGGAATACATGGAGAACCTGGAACTCATAGAGAAAAAATGACAACAGCTAATGAATTTACTAAAAAATTATTTGAAAAAGTTTATGCTGAATCTAATGTACAAAAAGGAGATAGATTTGCAGTTTTAGTAAATGGACTTGGAGAAACAACTTTAATTGAATTATTTATTATAAATAATCATCTTCAAGATTTACTAAAAGATAAAGGAGTAGAAGTTGCTAAAACTTTAGTTGGTAACTATATGACTTCACTTGATATGGGAGGTTTCTCTATAACTTTATTGAAATTAGATAAAGAAATGGAAGAACTTTTAAATGCAGAAGAAGACACAATAGCATTTTAG
- a CDS encoding EutN/CcmL family microcompartment protein, with protein sequence MFLAKIVGKIVSVTKNEGLHGKKILIAVPINMNDEVIGGEIISLDNVGAGIGDKVLIATGDVARFAFDDEKDYPIDSAIISIVDSVEQS encoded by the coding sequence ATGTTTCTAGCAAAAATAGTAGGAAAAATAGTATCTGTAACAAAAAATGAAGGCTTACACGGTAAAAAAATATTGATTGCAGTGCCTATCAATATGAATGATGAAGTTATTGGAGGAGAGATAATAAGTCTTGATAATGTAGGGGCTGGGATAGGAGATAAGGTCCTTATAGCAACAGGTGATGTTGCAAGGTTTGCCTTTGATGATGAAAAAGATTATCCAATAGACTCTGCAATAATTTCAATAGTTGACAGTGTAGAACAATCTTAG
- the dhaL gene encoding dihydroxyacetone kinase subunit L, with the protein MYLEIIEKISDEIIKNEEYLTELDREIGDGDHGVNLARGFTEIKNQLVNFKDLPVSDVFTKMGMILLTKVGGASGAIYGTAFMSAGTYLKGKTDFDNQVLLRALNSMVEGIQKRGKAVLNEKTMLDTIIPTYNFLEKSFNEGKNLKDIKNEVIKVAKNSMEATKDIIATKGRASYLGERSVGHIDPGAMSSYLMIKTICENI; encoded by the coding sequence ATGTATTTAGAAATAATTGAAAAAATATCTGATGAAATAATAAAAAATGAAGAATACTTAACAGAATTAGATAGAGAGATTGGAGATGGAGATCACGGAGTTAATTTAGCAAGAGGTTTTACAGAAATTAAAAATCAATTAGTAAATTTTAAAGATTTACCAGTATCTGATGTATTTACAAAAATGGGTATGATTTTACTTACAAAAGTTGGAGGAGCTTCTGGTGCTATCTATGGAACAGCTTTTATGAGTGCTGGAACATATCTAAAAGGAAAAACAGACTTTGATAATCAAGTTTTACTTAGAGCTTTAAATTCTATGGTAGAAGGAATACAAAAAAGAGGTAAAGCTGTATTAAATGAAAAAACAATGTTAGATACAATAATACCTACTTATAATTTTCTGGAAAAATCTTTTAATGAAGGAAAAAATCTAAAAGATATCAAAAATGAAGTTATAAAAGTGGCTAAAAATTCTATGGAAGCAACAAAAGATATTATTGCAACTAAAGGTAGAGCCTCTTATTTAGGTGAAAGAAGTGTAGGACATATTGACCCTGGTGCAATGTCTTCATATTTAATGATAAAAACAATTTGTGAAAATATTTAG
- a CDS encoding aquaporin family protein, whose protein sequence is MSNMSMYIGEFVGTTLLLLLGNGVNMTCSLKHSYGKGAGWIVTTFGWGFAVMIPAYVTGWVSGAHMNPALTIALAVTGKFPGELVFGYIIAQMLGGIAGATLAYLTYKAQMDEEPEAGVKLGVFSTGPSIDAPIWNIVTEVIATALLLIGVLAIGYGEVGIQAGNGAFFVGLLIVVLGMATGGATGYALNPARDLGPRIAHAILPIKGKGGSNWKYSWIPVVGPIIGAVLGAVIFDAFIAAVI, encoded by the coding sequence ATGAGTAATATGAGTATGTACATTGGAGAATTTGTAGGAACAACACTTTTATTATTGTTAGGGAATGGAGTTAATATGACTTGTAGCCTTAAACATAGTTATGGAAAAGGTGCTGGTTGGATAGTAACAACATTTGGTTGGGGCTTTGCTGTAATGATTCCTGCTTATGTAACAGGTTGGGTATCTGGAGCACATATGAATCCTGCTTTAACTATAGCCTTGGCTGTAACAGGAAAATTTCCTGGAGAGTTAGTTTTTGGTTATATCATTGCACAAATGTTAGGTGGAATTGCTGGAGCTACTCTAGCTTATCTTACTTATAAAGCTCAAATGGATGAAGAACCTGAAGCAGGGGTAAAACTTGGAGTTTTCTCAACAGGACCTTCTATTGATGCACCAATATGGAATATAGTTACAGAAGTTATTGCTACTGCCTTATTGCTAATAGGTGTATTGGCAATAGGTTATGGAGAAGTTGGAATACAAGCAGGTAATGGAGCATTTTTTGTAGGACTTTTAATTGTTGTATTAGGTATGGCAACAGGAGGAGCAACAGGATATGCACTTAATCCAGCAAGAGATTTAGGACCAAGAATAGCTCATGCTATACTTCCAATAAAAGGAAAAGGTGGTTCTAATTGGAAATATTCTTGGATTCCAGTTGTAGGTCCAATCATTGGAGCAGTTTTAGGAGCTGTTATCTTTGATGCATTTATTGCAGCAGTTATATAA